From the genome of Thalassoglobus sp. JC818:
TTACACCACAATCCCAGCGTCTGGAAAATCGATTGATTCTTCTCGACAATGCCGGGCGTGAACGAAAAACTCGTCCACGTACAGCCTTCAAATATTCAAATGAGTCCGAAATGTCAGAGCGAATTTTCAATTTCTCCGCCGGTCCTGCAGTTCTGCCTGTTGAAGTGCTCGAAGAAGCTCGCGAAAGCCTGTTGAACTTCAAGGGGACGGGCATCGGAATTATGGAGCACTCCCACCGTGGGAAAGCGTTTAGCGGAGTGCTCGCTCAGACCATCGCAGACTGCCGGAAAGTCGCCCAAATTCCGGATGATTACCAAGTTTTGTTCATGCAGGGAGGTGCATCCTCTCAGTTCTTCACAATCCCGATGAATCTTCTGTCGACGGATGATACAGCCGATTATCTGGTGACAGGATCCTGGTCGAAAAAGGCGGTCTCACAAGCGAAGAGATTCGGTTCCGCTCACAAAGCTGCTTCGAGCGAAGACCGCAATTTTTGCTATATCCCCACGGAAGTGAGCTACTCGGATGCTCCCAAGTACGTTCACATGACCTCGAATAACACCATCTTCGGGACCCAATTCGCGTCGGAACCGCAAGTTCCGAGCGGAGTTCCGCTGATTTGCGATGCCAGCAGCGACATCTTTTCGCGGCCGATCGACATTCGCAAATACGGAATGGTGTACGCCGGCGCTCAGAAGAATCTCGGACCTTCCGGCGTCACACTTGTGATTGTCCGAAACGATCTGGTTGAACAAGCCAACTCTGATATCCCGGAAATGCTTCAGTACCGGACCTTTGCAGAGAATGATTCGTGCTACAACACTCCGCCCACGTTTGGCATTTTCATCATGGGCCTCGTGTTCCAGTGGATCCTGAAAAACGGCGGGTTGGAAGAAATAGGGCGCAGCAACGAGAAGAAAGCTTCGATTCTTTACGACTATCTCAAGACGAGCGAACTCTTCAGTGCGACTGCAGATACTGACAGCCAATCGTTGATGAATGTCACATTTGTCACAGGCAACGAGTCAACCGACAAGAAGTTCATCGAAGCGGCCACCGCGGCTGGCTTTGACGGGCTCAAGGGACACCGAAGCGTCGGCGGGATGCGAGCGAGTATCTACAACGCATTCCCGGAGCAGGGCGTTGTTGAACTCGTCAAATTCATGAAAGACTTTGAAGCGAAAGCTTAGACGGTCCAGGGAGATTCGCATTCCTTTATTTTTGCGAATGTGAGGATCGCCCGGGCAAATGGCTCAAGATCGCACGGATGGCAGTGATCTGGTCAGTCGGGAAATAAGTACGAGGCGGAGCGGAATGATTTCCGTTGTCCGCCTTCTTTTATGCAGATGTCGGGCTTGCGGTTCACTGTCATTAATCTGCAGTGAACTTGACCTGCTTCGTGAAGATGTGAAATCGCACACCAGGGAAGCGGATTTCTCTTCCATTTCGTCATATGTGTGATTCATGATCGATCATTGCATGTTTGCAAATCCTTCTCGAAATCAGTCGCGCTGATCGACTTGATTACAAAAGACATCGACTCTGTTGCGCCGGTGCAACCGCTGGTGCGTAAGTCTCAATCTTGTGTAGACGTACATAACCCTTGATCTGCTGGGGGGTTGTGCAGTCCTGCCTCTCTTTGGCCCGAGAGTGCTCAAATCGTGGCACGACTTGTGCAACTCATCTGAGCATTGAAACGCCCAACAAAGCAAGAAGTCGTCGATGAGTCGCAACTCTAGGCGAGTTTAATGCGAGGTCGGTTCAAGGTCGAAAGACTGACTGAACAACATGCCTTAGGTCTCTCCCACAAATGCCTGAGTGATTGAAATGATGTGGTCGGTGCTTTCGGGAAAGTCTTTTTCTATGGATGGAGAAGAACATCACCCCTTTGAGAACGCTTGTTCGGCAAACGGATTCCGATCACCGCGTGACTAAGGAAAAGGCAAGCAGAATTTGAGCAATCTGGTCAATGTTTTCTGCAATCTCCCTTTTGAGCACCTCTTGAATGGTGCGACTGAACTTTTCGATTCGAACTCCAGCGATTCGGCAGACATCGCTGGTGAAGACTGAATCTGAGTCCTCGTCCGGACCGAATCCCTAATTGGGTCTTTTGGTCAACAGGTACGTACTAAGCGACTGCGCTCTCGGTACGCGCCGCTGATGAGGTTCAGGCATCAATCAAAAGTTTGAATATTAGTTCGGGTTGGATCGAAAACTCCGATTGTATCGATTGGTTAGCAGAAAACGCCCGGGATGTTGCCTCTGTTTAACAGAGTGATAAGGGATCTTAGCGCGTGTTAATCAGGTGAAATGTTTGGTTCAAAATTGTTGGTTTTACCGTTTTTTATGCCACAAAATCCCAATCGTTGCAATCCGGATAATCTGCAAAATCTGACCGAAAAGTTGTTGAGTGTTGTGGAGAGCGTCCTTTAAAAGAGTCGCGTGGCACAAGTAAGTCAAGCAGCTAAGTCAATACAGGTTTAGCTGCTAAGTCGAAACACAAGATTTAAGAATGGAGAAAGTTATGTTGCGTCGATACGGTTTTGCTGCACTGTTTGCAGCGCTTATCGGAGCTGGTTTTTGCAATCAGAGTGAAGCTGGATTCATCATCTTCACTGATCGTGCGGCATTTGATGCTGCGATTGCAGGTGGAATCACTACCGATAGCTTTGAAGACGGGTTTGCGACTGGTGACAGCGTGACTCGCGTTGGTTTCTCGATGAGCGAAACTGGCGGATTGACAAACTCGATCATGGCTTCCGATGCAGCAATGCTCGGATTCCTCGGACTTGGTGGTGCGAACACCGAAGGTGCACTGGCTGGAACATTCGCCGATGACGGCAACAGTGTTCTGACATTCAACTTTGACAGCCCAATCAATGCATTCGGCATTGATCTCACCAGCAACGTCGCAGGCTCAATCACCATCGGGGGCGATGTGGCTTCTTCAGTTGCTGTCGGAGCTGGAGGTTCTCAGTTCTTCGGTGTGATCAACACAACCGGAACTTTCGACGAGCTGACCGTTGGTTTCAACGGCGAAGCGAACATCGGATTCGATGATCTCGACTTCGGAAACGCAGACCTGAACACAGTTCCAGAACCTGGAACAATGGCTCTCTTCGCATTCGGAGCCCTCATGATGGCTGGTGGATACGTCTACCGACAGAAGGGATTCAACCTGTAAGCGTTGAATCGTCACCATCGACCGTGAAGAATTCGTTGATCGTGAGAGTGAGTGAGCTTCAACGGTCGTTGGCCTTCAAGAGTGAAAAGCCTGGTCGAGGAGAGACGTTTCGCAGCTTTTTCGACCTTTGGCGATGCAAAGAGTTTCTCCCCTCGAAACAACATTGCCACTACAAAGGTTTGCTTCGTTCAAAGTACTCATGACTGGTGTCAGGTGAATCCACGATCAACTCGTGACGCTTGACCGGACCGTTCAAGAGGTGCCGCGAACAGGCAACGTTTTTTCAGACGTAACATCGGACTCCTCGATCAGCCCTTCTGGTCGAGGAGTTCTTTGTTTAACGAAGAGATTCTCTGCGATAGGCAGGAATTTGGCACGTCAAAGAAGCTAGAGAATTCGGTCTTCGACCTGAGTTGAAGCCAGTTAGCGTGGGACATTTGACCAACCAGTTTAGCGACGCTGGCATCGACGGCAGTAGAACGTCGATCGTTGGGCTTGAACAATGCGGGTAATCGTCGTGCTTTGACAGTTCCGGCAGGTTTCTCCTTCGCGTGCGTAAACCTGGTGCTTGTTTTGATACCCGCCGTCTTTGTTCAGAGCATTGCGATAGGTGCCATCGTTGAGGGTTGAGCCTTCGTAAGCGATAGCTTCGTTGAGAATCCGATTCATTGCGGTGTGGATTTTCAAGAGACGCTGTTTTGAAAGTGTCGCACTGACCTTTTCGGGGTTCACCGACGCTTCGTGAAGGATCTCGCTTGCGTAGAGGTTTCCGATCCCGGCAACGAGTCGCTGGTCGAGCAGGGCGACTTTGATCGGGCGTTGAGTTGCTCTGAACTTCTGAGTGAATTCTGCTACGGAAATCTCGAGGGCATCCGTCCCTAACAAGTTCGAACCCAAGTCGTTTTCGAATTGCTCAGGTGTGTATAAGCGGACTGTTCCCAAGCCCCGGCGATCCCAGATGAACAGTGATCGTCGCTGGCGATTCTTTTCGAGATCAAACTGAAAACGAAGGTGTTCCACAGATGGAGGATCTTCCAGCAGCACGAGTCCAGTCATTCGTGGCTCGAAAACAATGCGGTGATCGGTGTCGAGATTGATCACAACGCGTTTGGCTTTTCTCCAAACTTTTAGGATTGTCGATCGCTGAACGGTTTGGGCGAACGAGTCGAGATCCGGAGAGAGAGTCATGGGTCTGCAAGAATTCGGGCATGCATCGAATTTTCGTATGCGAGTTCCGACAACCGCCTGCCGGATTCCTCGGACCATTGTTTCAACTTCGGGGAGTTCGGGCATGAAAGCGAAGAGAGGTATTGACTTGTAAGAAGGAGTGATTCGGTCGTTGTCGGTGCCGATGGAATACGTTCTCGTCGGAGATCCGGAAGAACTGTCAGAACCGGCACGGCCAAGAGAACTTATGAACTTTCTCTCAGTGTTGTAGCGACTGTTCTTATTCTTTTGCCATCCACGAGTGAGGTTTCTGAGATCATGAACATTTCAACGAAAGTTCTTGACGCCCAACCCGCGTCAGACGATCCTAGATCTGAGACTCCAGCGTCGTCACTCG
Proteins encoded in this window:
- the serC gene encoding 3-phosphoserine/phosphohydroxythreonine transaminase; its protein translation is MSERIFNFSAGPAVLPVEVLEEARESLLNFKGTGIGIMEHSHRGKAFSGVLAQTIADCRKVAQIPDDYQVLFMQGGASSQFFTIPMNLLSTDDTADYLVTGSWSKKAVSQAKRFGSAHKAASSEDRNFCYIPTEVSYSDAPKYVHMTSNNTIFGTQFASEPQVPSGVPLICDASSDIFSRPIDIRKYGMVYAGAQKNLGPSGVTLVIVRNDLVEQANSDIPEMLQYRTFAENDSCYNTPPTFGIFIMGLVFQWILKNGGLEEIGRSNEKKASILYDYLKTSELFSATADTDSQSLMNVTFVTGNESTDKKFIEAATAAGFDGLKGHRSVGGMRASIYNAFPEQGVVELVKFMKDFEAKA
- a CDS encoding PEP-CTERM sorting domain-containing protein; the encoded protein is MLRRYGFAALFAALIGAGFCNQSEAGFIIFTDRAAFDAAIAGGITTDSFEDGFATGDSVTRVGFSMSETGGLTNSIMASDAAMLGFLGLGGANTEGALAGTFADDGNSVLTFNFDSPINAFGIDLTSNVAGSITIGGDVASSVAVGAGGSQFFGVINTTGTFDELTVGFNGEANIGFDDLDFGNADLNTVPEPGTMALFAFGALMMAGGYVYRQKGFNL
- the mutM gene encoding bifunctional DNA-formamidopyrimidine glycosylase/DNA-(apurinic or apyrimidinic site) lyase translates to MPELPEVETMVRGIRQAVVGTRIRKFDACPNSCRPMTLSPDLDSFAQTVQRSTILKVWRKAKRVVINLDTDHRIVFEPRMTGLVLLEDPPSVEHLRFQFDLEKNRQRRSLFIWDRRGLGTVRLYTPEQFENDLGSNLLGTDALEISVAEFTQKFRATQRPIKVALLDQRLVAGIGNLYASEILHEASVNPEKVSATLSKQRLLKIHTAMNRILNEAIAYEGSTLNDGTYRNALNKDGGYQNKHQVYAREGETCRNCQSTTITRIVQAQRSTFYCRRCQRR